One window from the genome of Saimiri boliviensis isolate mSaiBol1 chromosome 2, mSaiBol1.pri, whole genome shotgun sequence encodes:
- the TNFSF8 gene encoding tumor necrosis factor ligand superfamily member 8 encodes MDPGLQQALNGMAPPGDTAMHVPAGSVASDLGTTSRSYFYFTTATLALCLVFTVATIMVLVVQRTDSIPNPPDNIPLKGGNCSEDLLCILKRAPFKKSWAYLQVAKHLNQTKLSWNKDGVVHGVRYQDGNLVVQIPGWYVIICQMQFIVQCPNNSVDLKVELLINKQIKKQALMTVCESGIQTKNVYQNLSQFLLDYLLVNTTISVNVDTFQYIDTSTFPLENVLSIFLYSSSD; translated from the exons ATGGACCCAGGACTGCAGCAAGCACTCAACGGAATGGCCCCTCCTGGAGACACAGCCATGCATGTGCCGGCAGGCTCCGTGGCCAGCGACCTGGGGACCACGAGCCGTAGCTACTTCTATTTCACCACAGCCACGCTGGCTCTGTGCCTTGTCTTCACGGTGGCCACCATTATGGTGTTGGTAGTTCAGAGGACG gACTCCATTCCCAACCCACCTGACAACATCCCCCTCAAAGGAG GAAATTGCTCAGAAGACCTCTTATGTATCCTGAAAAGGGCTCCATTCAAGAAGTCATGGGCCTACCTCCAAG TCGCAAAGCATCTAAACCAAACCAAGTTGTCTTGGAACAAAGATGGCGTTGTCCATGGAGTCAGATATCAGGATGGGAATCTGGTGGTCCAGATCCCTGGTTGGTACGTCATCATTTGCCAAATGCAGTTTATTGTACAATGCCCAAATAATTCTGTTGACCTGAAGGTGGAGCTTCTCATCAACAAGCAGATCAAAAAACAGGCCCTGATGACAGTGTGTGAGTCTGGAATCCAAACCAAAAATGTATACCAGAATCTCTCTCAATTCTTGCTGGATTACCTGCTGGTCAATACCACCATATCAGTCAATGTGGATACATTCCAGTACATAGACACAAGCACCTTTCCTCTTGAGAATGTCTTGTCCATCTTCTTATACAGTAGTTCAGACTGA